From Campylobacter upsaliensis, the proteins below share one genomic window:
- the argB gene encoding acetylglutamate kinase, with protein sequence MQEYLQKAHTLIEALPYIRKFASKIVLIKYGGSAMENEELKHCVMQDIALLKLVGLKPVIVHGGGKDISRLCENLGVKSEFKNGLRISDQETTKIAEMALLQINKNLVQNLECLGVKAIGICGKDAGLLHCVKKDEDLGFVGEISKVKVGILNELLEKDFLPVIAPVGMDENLNTYNINADDAACELAKALKAEKLVFLSDIAGLYRNYEDKNSLISKISLSEAKELLSSLQGGMLVKLRSCIDACENGVKKVHILDGRVKHSLLLEIFTDEGIGTLVV encoded by the coding sequence ATGCAAGAATATTTACAAAAAGCACACACTCTCATAGAAGCCCTGCCTTATATACGCAAATTTGCTTCTAAAATTGTTTTGATTAAATACGGCGGCTCTGCTATGGAAAATGAGGAGCTAAAGCACTGCGTTATGCAAGATATAGCACTTTTAAAACTTGTGGGCTTAAAGCCTGTGATTGTTCATGGTGGGGGTAAGGATATCTCAAGACTTTGTGAAAATTTGGGTGTGAAAAGTGAATTTAAAAACGGACTTAGAATCAGCGATCAAGAAACGACTAAAATCGCCGAAATGGCACTTTTGCAAATCAATAAGAATTTAGTGCAAAATTTAGAGTGCTTAGGCGTGAAAGCCATAGGCATTTGCGGTAAGGATGCAGGACTTTTGCATTGTGTCAAGAAGGACGAGGATTTAGGCTTTGTGGGTGAAATTTCTAAGGTAAAAGTGGGAATTTTAAACGAGCTTTTAGAGAAGGACTTTTTGCCTGTGATCGCCCCTGTGGGTATGGACGAAAATTTAAACACTTACAATATTAACGCTGATGACGCCGCTTGTGAGTTGGCTAAGGCTTTAAAGGCGGAAAAGCTTGTTTTTTTAAGCGATATAGCGGGACTTTATAGAAATTACGAGGATAAAAACTCGCTCATCTCAAAAATCAGCCTTAGCGAAGCAAAAGAGCTTCTTAGCTCTTTGCAGGGTGGTATGCTTGTTAAATTACGCTCTTGCATTGATGCGTGTGAAAATGGCGTGAAAAAAGTGCATATTTTAGACGGACGCGTGAAGCATAGCTTATTGCTTGAAATTTTTACCGATGAGGGTATAGGGACTTTGGTGGTTTAA
- a CDS encoding GNAT family N-acetyltransferase, which yields MKIRAMQEEDYEKVYALWCEIKGFGLRSIDDSFENISAFLGRNPNLSAVAELEGEIIGSILCGHDGRTGGFYHVCVHKNHRKKGIAHEMTKFCLEALKKEKINKIALIAFKSNDLGNEFWRHYGFTLREDANYYDLSLNDDNQTNFNR from the coding sequence ATGAAAATTAGGGCGATGCAAGAAGAAGATTACGAAAAAGTGTATGCTTTGTGGTGTGAAATTAAGGGATTTGGTCTAAGAAGCATTGATGATAGTTTTGAAAATATCAGTGCTTTTTTGGGGCGTAATCCAAATTTAAGTGCCGTAGCGGAACTAGAGGGCGAAATAATAGGCTCAATTCTTTGCGGACACGATGGACGCACGGGCGGCTTTTACCATGTATGCGTGCATAAAAATCATAGAAAAAAGGGCATAGCACACGAGATGACAAAATTTTGCCTAGAAGCACTTAAAAAAGAAAAGATTAATAAAATCGCCCTCATAGCCTTTAAAAGTAATGATTTGGGTAATGAGTTTTGGAGACATTATGGCTTTACTTTAAGAGAGGATGCCAATTATTATGACCTTTCTTTAAATGATGATAATCAAACAAATTTCAACCGCTAG
- the argC gene encoding N-acetyl-gamma-glutamyl-phosphate reductase — translation MELKVGILGASGYVGNELVKILSKHPKTKLTYIGSKNNVGQSYNALYPHSNLSLQFASEDLSEVELDVLFMATPHEFSASFINDALLKRMKIIDLSADFRLKNLRNYELYYHFSHPNEKLVKEAVYGLSELYCEEIKKTRLVANAGCYTTCSILSLYPVVKEKVIDLSSIIIDAKSGVSGAGRGAKIENLFCEVNENFKAYAIASHRHTPEIEEQLSLAANEELKIQFTPHLVPMQRGILASIYANLACDLDEGELRKIYEKYYQNKPFIRLLSGKIYPQTHFVSHSNFMDINFCIDKRTKRLIIIGALDNLVKGAAGQAVQNMNLMFDFDENLGF, via the coding sequence ATGGAACTTAAGGTAGGAATTTTAGGTGCTAGTGGCTATGTGGGTAATGAGCTTGTGAAAATTCTCTCCAAACACCCCAAAACAAAGCTTACTTACATAGGCTCAAAAAATAATGTAGGACAAAGTTACAACGCCCTTTATCCGCACTCAAATTTAAGTCTTCAATTTGCTAGCGAGGATTTAAGTGAGGTCGAGCTTGATGTGCTTTTTATGGCGACTCCGCACGAATTTAGTGCGAGTTTTATTAATGATGCTTTATTAAAGCGTATGAAAATTATCGATTTGAGTGCGGATTTTCGCTTGAAAAATTTGCGAAATTATGAGCTTTATTATCATTTTTCTCACCCTAATGAAAAGCTTGTCAAAGAGGCTGTTTATGGGCTTAGTGAGCTTTATTGTGAGGAGATAAAAAAGACGCGTTTAGTGGCAAATGCGGGCTGTTATACGACTTGCTCTATCCTTAGTCTTTATCCTGTGGTGAAGGAAAAAGTGATTGATTTAAGCTCCATTATCATCGATGCGAAAAGCGGAGTAAGTGGGGCTGGACGCGGAGCTAAGATAGAGAATTTATTTTGTGAAGTTAATGAAAATTTCAAGGCTTATGCTATTGCTTCACATCGCCATACACCAGAGATTGAAGAGCAATTAAGCCTTGCAGCAAATGAGGAGCTAAAAATTCAATTCACTCCGCACCTTGTCCCTATGCAAAGGGGGATTTTAGCAAGTATTTACGCAAATTTAGCCTGCGATTTAGACGAGGGCGAGTTAAGAAAAATTTATGAAAAATATTATCAAAATAAGCCCTTTATCCGTCTTTTAAGCGGTAAAATTTACCCTCAAACGCATTTTGTAAGCCATAGTAATTTTATGGATATTAATTTTTGCATAGATAAACGCACAAAAAGACTTATCATCATCGGTGCTTTGGATAATTTGGTCAAAGGTGCGGCAGGGCAAGCGGTGCAAAATATGAATTTAATGTTTGATTTTGATGAAAATTTAGGATTTTAG